In the genome of Drosophila yakuba strain Tai18E2 chromosome 3R, Prin_Dyak_Tai18E2_2.1, whole genome shotgun sequence, one region contains:
- the LOC6535645 gene encoding ATP synthase subunit d, mitochondrial, with the protein MAARRIAQSSINWSALAERVPANQKSSFGAFKTKSDIYVRAVLANPECPPQIDWANYKKLVPVAGLVDSFQKQYEALKVPYPQDKVSSQVDAEIKSSQSEIDAYKKASEQRIQNYQKEIAHLKSLLPYDQMTMEDYRDAFPESALDPLNKPTFWPHTPEEQVGYKSKEQLEAEAQGHH; encoded by the coding sequence ATGGCCGCCCGCCGCATCGCCCAATCCTCGATCAACTGGTCCGCTCTCGCCGAGCGTGTGCCCGCTAACCAGAAGAGCAGCTTCGGCGCCTTCAAGACCAAGTCGGACATCTATGTGCGCGCCGTGCTCGCCAACCCCGAGTGCCCACCCCAGATCGATTGGGCCAACTACAAGAAGCTGGTGCCCGTGGCCGGACTCGTCGACAGCTTCCAGAAGCAGTACGAGGCCCTGAAGGTGCCCTATCCACAGGACAAGGTGTCCTCCCAGGTGGATGCCGAGATCAAGTCCTCGCAGAGCGAAATCGATGCCTACAAGAAGGCCTCCGAGCAGCGTATCCAGAACTACCAGAAGGAGATTGCCCATCTCAAGTCGCTGCTCCCCTACGACCAGATGACCATGGAGGACTACCGCGACGCATTCCCCGAGAGCGCACTCGATCCCCTCAACAAGCCCACCTTCTGGCCCCACACCCCCGAGGAGCAGGTTGGCTACAAGtccaaggagcagctggaggcTGAGGCCCAGGGACACCACTAA
- the LOC6535644 gene encoding 39S ribosomal protein L55, mitochondrial — MLLKQLAQAVQQIRCISSATTAVTRLHRSVYCRLYPTVVVQPDGSTINIRYHQPRKIIKLPLDLSTLSDAERRSRLEARKPRKKVKIMEEVEDNFNAKKYMKYIKKK; from the exons atgttgctgAAACAGTTGGCCCAGGCCGTTCAGCAAATACGCTGCATCTCATCGGCCACGACGGCGGTAACCAGGCTGCATCGCTCGGTTTATTGCCGGCTATATCCCACTGTAGTGGTTCAGCCCGATGGATCCACGATAAACATCCGCTATCACCAGCCTAGGAAGATTATCAAG CTTCCGCTGGACCTTAGCACTTTATCCGATGCGGAGCGCAGATCTAGATTGGAGGCCCGCAAGCCGCGCAAGAAGGTCAAGATCATGGAGGAAGTGGAGGACAACTTCAACGCCAAGAAGTACATGAAGTACATCAAGAAGAAGTAG